One genomic segment of Pseudorca crassidens isolate mPseCra1 chromosome X, mPseCra1.hap1, whole genome shotgun sequence includes these proteins:
- the LOC137216416 gene encoding 40-kDa huntingtin-associated protein gives MAASAAGLGGGAGPGPEAGDFLARYRQVCNKLKKRFLRKPNVAEAGEQFGQLGRELRAQECLPYAAWCQLAVARCQQALFHGPGEALALTEAARLFLRQERDARQRLACPAAYGEPLQAAAAALGAAVRLHLELGQPAAAAALCLELAAALRDLGQPAAAAGHFQRAAQLQLPQLPLAALQALGDAASCQLLARDYSGALALFTRMQLLAREYGSHPVPPTGPQPPPQPQPKPPAPQPGAGAASAPPLALLLPGAGAAAAAAPSPAALGAFADVLVRCEVSRVLLLLLLQPPPAKLLPEHAHTLEKYSWEAFDGHGQDSSGPLPEELFLLLQSLVMATHEKDTEAVKSLQVEMWPLLSAEQNHLLHLVLQETISPSGQGI, from the coding sequence ATGGCGGCTTCCGCGGCCGGCCTCGGTGGCGGTGCGGGCCCCGGGCCTGAGGCCGGGGACTTCCTGGCGCGCTACCGCCAGGTGTGCAACAAGCTGAAGAAGCGGTTCCTGCGGAAGCCTAACGTGGCGGAGGCCGGCGAGCAGTTCGGCCAGCTGGGTCGCGAGCTGCGCGCACAGGAGTGCCTGCCGTACGCGGCCTGGTGCCAGCTGGCCGTGGCCCGCTGCCAGCAGGCGCTCTTCCACGGGCCCGGGGAGGCGCTGGCGCTGACCGAGGCCGCGCGCCTCTTCCTGCGGCAGGAGCGCGACGCGCGCCAGCGCTTGGCCTGCCCCGCCGCCTACGGGGAGCCGCTGCAGGCCGCTGCCGCCGCCCTGGGCGCCGCCGTGCGCCTGCACCTGGAGCTAGGCCAGCCGGCTGCCGCCGCCGCGCTCTGCCTCGAGCTGGCGGCCGCCCTGCGCGACCTGGGCCAgccggccgccgccgccggccaCTTCCAACGCGCCGCGCAGCTGCAGCTGCCCCAGCTGCCCCTGGCCGCCCTGCAGGCGCTCGGCGACGCCGCGTCCTGCCAGCTGCTGGCGCGCGACTACAGCGGCGCCCTGGCGCTCTTCACGCGCATGCAGCTCCTGGCGCGGGAGTACGGCAGCCACCCGGTGCCGCCGACGGGGCCGCAACCCCCGCCGCAGCCGCAGCCCAAGCCGCCGGCGCCGCAGCCCGGGGCCGGCGCGGCCTCCGCCCCACCGCTCGCGCTGCTCCTGCCCGGCGCGGGGGCCGCGGCCGCGGCCGCGCCCTCCCCCGCCGCGCTGGGCGCCTTCGCCGACGTGCTGGTCCGCTGCGAGGTGTCCCgcgtgctgctgctgctgctcctgcagCCGCCGCCTGCCAAGCTCCTGCCGGAGCATGCGCACACCCTGGAGAAGTACTCCTGGGAGGCCTTCGACGGCCACGGGCAGGACAGCAGCGGCCCGCTTCCCGAGGAGCTCTTCCTGCTGCTGCAGTCCTTGGTCATGGCCACCCACGAGAAGGACACGGAAGCCGTCAAGTCGCTGCAGGTGGAGATGTGGCCCCTGTTGAGCGCCGAGCAGAACCACCTCCTGCACCTCGTTCTGCAGGAAACCATCTCCCCGTCGGGCCAGGGGATCTGA